Part of the Halostella litorea genome is shown below.
GTTCGGGCGCCGCACCGACCGGCGGGACGCGGACGTACGACGTGGTCGTCGTCGGCGCGGGGACGGCCGGCTGTTACGCCGCCGCGACGGTCGCGAACGCGGGGTACGACGCCGTCGTCGTCGAGCGCAAGGACGCCGAGGAGGCCGGACACATCGCCTGCGGCGACGCGCTGAAGGGGGCCGACGCGTTCCCCGAGGCGATCCCCAAATCCAAGCTCGAACCCGCGATGACGAACACGGACGTCGACCACGGGCGCTTCGAGATCCCCCAGGAGGACACCGTCCTGGAGATCCCGGTCCCCGGCGAACTGGCGGTCATCGACCGCTGGGAGTACGGCCGCCGGATCATCGAAGGGGCCGACGAGGCCGGGGCCGAGTTCCACTACGACACCGTCGTCCAGGACGTCCGGCAGGACGACGAGGGCCGCGTCACCGGCGTCACCGCGGTTCGGAAGGGCGAGCCGGTCACCTACGAGGGCGACGTCGTCATCGACGGCGCGGGGTCGCTGTCGATCCTCCAGGACAAGGCCGACCTTGCGGACGCCTCCTTCGACACGAACGTGAACTACTCGCAGTTCTGCTCGGCGTACCGCGAGATCGTCCACGTCGACGAGCCCGTCGAGTGGGACGACGCGCTAGTGTTCAAGCCCACCGAGCGCGCCGCGGGCTACCTCTGGTACTTCCCGCGCACGGACACGGAGATAAACGTCGGGCTCGGCTTCCAGATGACCGAGGAACCGATGCAACTCGTCGACGACCTGAAACGCGACCTGCGCAACCGCGAGGAGTTTGAGGGTGCGGAGGTCGAGGACAAACTCGGCGCGGCGCTGCCGACCCGCCGCCCCTACGACTCCGCCGTCGCGCCCGGCTTCATGGCCGTCGGCGACGCGGCGGGCCACGTCAACCCCACCACCGGCGGCGGCATCGCGGGCGCGGCCTACGCCGGCAAGTACGCCGCCGAGGCGGCGATCGGCGCCATCGAGGACGGCGACGTGAGCGAGGCGAACCTCTGGGAGTACAACGAGCGCGTGATGGACCATTTCGGCGCGCGGTACGCCGGCCTCGACGTGTACAACATCCTCTCGACGGCCGTCGACGTCGACGACCTCATGGGGCTGCTCGCCTCGCTCCCCGGCGACAAGCTCGCCGAGGCGCTGTACTCGGGCAGCGCCTCGATCGGCTGGAAGCTCAAGCTCCAGACCGCGATCAAGAGCGTCGGCTACTACGACGTCATCTGGACGCTGTACAAGACCAAACAGCGCGCCGACGAGCTCATCGACCACTACGAGCGGTACCCCTCCGGCCCCGACGCGTTCGCCGACTGGCAGGCCCGCCGGGACGACCTGATGGAGGACGTGTACGAAGCGACCGGTGCGGAGCCGAAGTACTGAGGTTTTTATCCGAACCCGCGGCCACCCCCGCCGTGCGCTGACCATCCGCCGCGGGGTCGGCTGCGCGGCCGTGCGACCCGCCGCCCCGCGGTCCGCCGAGGGTCGCCTGCTCGCAACCCGCCGAGCGGCCGCTCAGGGCCGCTCGTCCGCGACGGCCAGCACCGACTCCGACAGCACGTCGACCCCGATCCCCAGCGTCGCCTCGTCCACGTCGAACGTCGGCGTGTGGTGGCCGCCCGGGTGGTCCGTGCCGACCGCGACGTACGTCGCGAGGCCGCCCGCCTCCTGGACGCGCTTCATCAGGTAGGTCGCGTCCTCGCTCCCGCCCAGGTCGTCGCGCCGGAGCGTCCGTTCGACGTCGGCGTGGCCGTTCGACGTGTCCTCGACGAGGTCGACGAGGTCGGCGTCGCTCACCGCGCTCGGCGCGTCACCGACGGTGTCGACGGTGGCCT
Proteins encoded:
- a CDS encoding geranylgeranyl reductase family protein; its protein translation is MTSSEAGSGAAPTGGTRTYDVVVVGAGTAGCYAAATVANAGYDAVVVERKDAEEAGHIACGDALKGADAFPEAIPKSKLEPAMTNTDVDHGRFEIPQEDTVLEIPVPGELAVIDRWEYGRRIIEGADEAGAEFHYDTVVQDVRQDDEGRVTGVTAVRKGEPVTYEGDVVIDGAGSLSILQDKADLADASFDTNVNYSQFCSAYREIVHVDEPVEWDDALVFKPTERAAGYLWYFPRTDTEINVGLGFQMTEEPMQLVDDLKRDLRNREEFEGAEVEDKLGAALPTRRPYDSAVAPGFMAVGDAAGHVNPTTGGGIAGAAYAGKYAAEAAIGAIEDGDVSEANLWEYNERVMDHFGARYAGLDVYNILSTAVDVDDLMGLLASLPGDKLAEALYSGSASIGWKLKLQTAIKSVGYYDVIWTLYKTKQRADELIDHYERYPSGPDAFADWQARRDDLMEDVYEATGAEPKY